Proteins encoded within one genomic window of Eublepharis macularius isolate TG4126 chromosome 10, MPM_Emac_v1.0, whole genome shotgun sequence:
- the IDH3B gene encoding isocitrate dehydrogenase [NAD] subunit beta, mitochondrial isoform X1, whose protein sequence is MAALRSFRAGAGRFLHPQSCCRVWRSLSVSAVLQQGRAQAEKPKSEGVFQVTLLPGDGVGPELMHSVKEVFKAAAVPVEFEEHHLSEVQNTASEEKLDEFLDSMKKSKVALIGKIHTPMEYKGELASYDMRLRRKLDLFANVVHVSSLPGYKTRHNNLDLVIIREQTEGEYSSLEHESAKGVIECLKIITRDKSQRIAKFAFDYATKKGRSKVTAVHKANIMKLGDGLFLRCCKEVAELYPKIQFDTMIIDNCCMQLVQNPYQFDVLVMPNLYGNIIDNLAAGLVGGAGVVPGESYSAEYAVFEMGARHPFAQAVGRNIANPTAMLLSSANMLRHLNLEYHSTLISEAVRKVIKVGKVRTRDMGGYSTTSDFVKSVIDHLHPHYGV, encoded by the exons CGTTTCCTGCATCCCCAGAGCTGTTGCAGGGTGTGGAGAAGCCTCAGCGTCTCTGCTGTGCTTCAGCAGGGCCGAGCCCAG GCAGAGAAGCCGAAGTCGGAGGGGGTCTTCCAGGTGACCCTGCTTCCTGGGGACGGGGTGGGCCCGGAGCTCATGCACTCTGTCAAGGAAGTCTTCAAG GCTGCTGCTGTCCCTGTGGAGTTTGAAGAGCATCACCTGAGTGAGGTGCAGAACACTGCTTCGGAGGAAAAGCTGGATGAGTTCCTCGACTCCATGAAGAAGAGCAAAGTGGCTCTCATAG GGAAGATCCACACCCCCATGGAGTACAAAGGGGAGCTGGCGTCCTATGACATGAGGCTCAG GCGCAAACTTGACCTCTTTGCAAACGTGGTCCACGTCAGCAGCCTGCCTGGCTATAAGACGCGGCACAACAATTTGGACCTGGTGATCATCCGCGAGCAGACCGAGGGAGAGTACAGCTCCCTGGAACACGAG AGTGCAAAGGGGGTCATTGAGTGCCTGAAGATCATCACCCGGGACAAGTCCCAGCGCATCGCCAAGTTCGCTTTTGATTACGCCACCAAGAAGGGCCGTTCCAAGGTCACAGCTGTGCACAAAGCCAACATAAT GAAGCTGGGCGATGGGCTCTTTCTGCGCTGCTGTAAAGAGGTGGCCGAGTTATATCCCAAGATCCAGTTTGATACCATGATTATTGACAACTGCTGCATGCAG cTGGTACAGAATCCCTACCAGTTTGACGTCCTGGTCATGCCAAACTTGTATGGGAACATCATAGACAATCTGGCAGCTGGCCTGGTGGGGGGAGCCGGCGTGGTCCCTGGTGAGAGCTACAGTGCTGAGTACGCTGTCTTTGAGATG GGTGCCCGTCACCCCTTTGCCCAAGCCGTGGGGAGGAATATCGCCAACCCCACCGCCATGTTGCTGTCCTCTGCCAACATGCTACGGCACCTTAA CTTGGAGTACCACTCGACCCTGATCTCGGAGGCGGTGAGGAAGGTGATCAAGGTGGGCAAG GTGCGGACGAGAGACATGGGCGGTTACTCCACCACCTCTGACTTCGTCAAGTCTGTCATTGACCACCTGCACCCCCACTACGGGGTCTAG
- the IDH3B gene encoding isocitrate dehydrogenase [NAD] subunit beta, mitochondrial isoform X2: protein MAALRSFRAGAGRFLHPQSCCRVWRSLSVSAVLQQGRAQAEKPKSEGVFQVTLLPGDGVGPELMHSVKEVFKAAAVPVEFEEHHLSEVQNTASEEKLDEFLDSMKKSKVALIGKIHTPMEYKGELASYDMRLRRKLDLFANVVHVSSLPGYKTRHNNLDLVIIREQTEGEYSSLEHESAKGVIECLKIITRDKSQRIAKFAFDYATKKGRSKVTAVHKANIMKLGDGLFLRCCKEVAELYPKIQFDTMIIDNCCMQLVQNPYQFDVLVMPNLYGNIIDNLAAGLVGGAGVVPGESYSAEYAVFEMGARHPFAQAVGRNIANPTAMLLSSANMLRHLNLEYHSTLISEAVRKVIKVGKVRTPDMGGYATSHDFTRAVITALGE from the exons CGTTTCCTGCATCCCCAGAGCTGTTGCAGGGTGTGGAGAAGCCTCAGCGTCTCTGCTGTGCTTCAGCAGGGCCGAGCCCAG GCAGAGAAGCCGAAGTCGGAGGGGGTCTTCCAGGTGACCCTGCTTCCTGGGGACGGGGTGGGCCCGGAGCTCATGCACTCTGTCAAGGAAGTCTTCAAG GCTGCTGCTGTCCCTGTGGAGTTTGAAGAGCATCACCTGAGTGAGGTGCAGAACACTGCTTCGGAGGAAAAGCTGGATGAGTTCCTCGACTCCATGAAGAAGAGCAAAGTGGCTCTCATAG GGAAGATCCACACCCCCATGGAGTACAAAGGGGAGCTGGCGTCCTATGACATGAGGCTCAG GCGCAAACTTGACCTCTTTGCAAACGTGGTCCACGTCAGCAGCCTGCCTGGCTATAAGACGCGGCACAACAATTTGGACCTGGTGATCATCCGCGAGCAGACCGAGGGAGAGTACAGCTCCCTGGAACACGAG AGTGCAAAGGGGGTCATTGAGTGCCTGAAGATCATCACCCGGGACAAGTCCCAGCGCATCGCCAAGTTCGCTTTTGATTACGCCACCAAGAAGGGCCGTTCCAAGGTCACAGCTGTGCACAAAGCCAACATAAT GAAGCTGGGCGATGGGCTCTTTCTGCGCTGCTGTAAAGAGGTGGCCGAGTTATATCCCAAGATCCAGTTTGATACCATGATTATTGACAACTGCTGCATGCAG cTGGTACAGAATCCCTACCAGTTTGACGTCCTGGTCATGCCAAACTTGTATGGGAACATCATAGACAATCTGGCAGCTGGCCTGGTGGGGGGAGCCGGCGTGGTCCCTGGTGAGAGCTACAGTGCTGAGTACGCTGTCTTTGAGATG GGTGCCCGTCACCCCTTTGCCCAAGCCGTGGGGAGGAATATCGCCAACCCCACCGCCATGTTGCTGTCCTCTGCCAACATGCTACGGCACCTTAA CTTGGAGTACCACTCGACCCTGATCTCGGAGGCGGTGAGGAAGGTGATCAAGGTGGGCAAG